A genome region from Eschrichtius robustus isolate mEscRob2 chromosome 4, mEscRob2.pri, whole genome shotgun sequence includes the following:
- the LOC137763736 gene encoding coatomer subunit zeta-1-like isoform X2: protein MDELILDPSFYTVKAILTLDNGGDRFFAKYCDDSYPGVKEQKAFEKNTFNKTCQTDTETALLGGLTVVCKSSIDLYFYTIGSSYENEMMLMAILNCLFFDSLSQMLRKNVEKRALLENMEGFFLVVDEIVDWGVILESNPQQWVQRVLQSAKEQIKWSLLR from the exons ATGGATGAGCTGATTTTGGACCCCTCCTTCTACACTGTCAAAGCCATTCTGACTCTGGACAATGGTGGAGATAGATTTTTTGCCAAGTACTGTGACGACAGCTACCCCGGTGTCAAGGAGCAAAAGGCCTTTGAGAAGAACACTTTCAACAAGACCTGTCAGACTGACACTGAAACTGCCCTCTTGGGAGGCCTGACAGTGGTATGCAAAAGCAGTATCGATCTCTATTTCTATACGATTGGCAGCTCATACGAAAATGAGATGATGCTCATGGCTATTCTGAACTGCCTCTTCTTCGACTCACTGAGCCAGATGTTGAGGAAAAATGTAGAAAAGCGAGCTCTGCTGGAGAACATGGAGGGGTTCTTCTTGGTTGTGGATGAAATCGTAGATTGGGGGGTGATCCTAGAGAGCAATCCCCAGCAATGGGTACAGCGG GTGCTGCAGTCAGCCAAAGAACAGATCAAGTGGTCACTCCTTCGGTGA
- the LOC137763736 gene encoding coatomer subunit zeta-1-like isoform X1, whose amino-acid sequence MDELILDPSFYTVKAILTLDNGGDRFFAKYCDDSYPGVKEQKAFEKNTFNKTCQTDTETALLGGLTVVCKSSIDLYFYTIGSSYENEMMLMAILNCLFFDSLSQMLRKNVEKRALLENMEGFFLVVDEIVDWGVILESNPQQWVQRVALRGDVPLTEQTKSQVLQSAKEQIKWSLLR is encoded by the coding sequence ATGGATGAGCTGATTTTGGACCCCTCCTTCTACACTGTCAAAGCCATTCTGACTCTGGACAATGGTGGAGATAGATTTTTTGCCAAGTACTGTGACGACAGCTACCCCGGTGTCAAGGAGCAAAAGGCCTTTGAGAAGAACACTTTCAACAAGACCTGTCAGACTGACACTGAAACTGCCCTCTTGGGAGGCCTGACAGTGGTATGCAAAAGCAGTATCGATCTCTATTTCTATACGATTGGCAGCTCATACGAAAATGAGATGATGCTCATGGCTATTCTGAACTGCCTCTTCTTCGACTCACTGAGCCAGATGTTGAGGAAAAATGTAGAAAAGCGAGCTCTGCTGGAGAACATGGAGGGGTTCTTCTTGGTTGTGGATGAAATCGTAGATTGGGGGGTGATCCTAGAGAGCAATCCCCAGCAATGGGTACAGCGGGTGGCACTAAGGGGAGATGTCCCCCTTACAGAGCAGACCAAGTCTCAGGTGCTGCAGTCAGCCAAAGAACAGATCAAGTGGTCACTCCTTCGGTGA